AGGGCTGAAGAGCACAATACAACTAGACACCTCAACGAGGCTTGGAGCATTGATGCTGAGATGGCTTTTATAGAGAGTGAAGAGGAAGTTATGGACCTTTTAGAGGAGCTTGTTGTTTATGCTATAGATTACGTGAGAGAACATAATGAGAAAGAACTTGAAATTCTTGAATTCGAACTTGAAAAGCCAAAACAACCGTTCCCCAGGATAACGTATGATAAAGCCCTCGAGATATTGGCAGATCTAGGTAAGGATATCCCATGGGGAGAGGACATAGATACTGAAGGGGAGAAGATGCTTGGAAAGTACATGAAGGAAAACGAAGACGTGGATTTGTACTTCATCTATAAATATCCGAGTGAAGCGAAGCCCTTCTATATAATGAAGTATGACGACAAGCCTGAGATATGTAGGGCCTTTGACCTTGAATATAGGGGAATTGAAATAAGTTCAGGAGGGCAGAGAGAGCACAGGCATGATATTTTGGTCGAGCAGATTAGAGAGAAAGGCCTTAATCCTGAGAGCTTTGAGTTCTATCTAAAGGCATTCAGGTACGGAATGCCTCCTCATGGTGGCTTTGGACTTGGTGCGGAGAGGCTAGTAATGAGAATGTTAAATATAGGAAACATAAGGGAAGTTATTCTGTTCCCGAGAGACAGAAGGAGACTTGTGCCATAGCTAATCTTTTCCTTTATGTTCGCACCATTCTTTGTTTTCCCACTTTCCATGCATCTCTCCTGGGATATGGCCAGTGTCAGGAACTGCCTCCTCCAAGTCATACAATGTATCTATAACGCTTCTCATATCCGGTGGAAGATCCCTCTTGCCAACATACAGTGCAGCCCTTGTCACTACATTGTATTTGCTGTTTGGAACCTCACTCCTCAAGCTTTCGAACCATGCCTTCTCTGTTGTTTCCCAACCTTCAAGTCCCTTCATTCTAAAGAGATCATAGTCATAATATAACTGTGGAAATGCGAGAAGTTTCATGTACTCTAAGAATATATAATTGGCCCTCTCCTCGTTCTCCTCCATATAAAGCTCCATTAATTCTATTAGTGCCTTGCTTATTGTTGCAACGTTACCGAACGTTACTCTTGTGTCTATGTTCTCCCAAAATCTTGGACATGAATGGTTGGCGAGGAGCATTAGGTAATATATCCTGCCGAGTTTGAGTGCCAAAGAAGGATCGGCTTCGTGTATTGGTTCCATCACGTAGTCCACGCTAGTATCTAACTCAAAGTATTCATAATGTTCTCTAAAGAATACCCTTGAATAGCGGACAAGGAACTCCTTAATTTTTTCAATGTCCGAGACTCCTTGGGTTCTTAACATATCTATCACACCAAATCTTACAGCTCTATTAAGTTCTCTGAAGAGCTTCATGAACGCAAATTTCCACAGCTGGGAAACTTTTCTCTCTTTGTACCATCTATGGATAACTACATTGTCCTCCCTTCTAATCCCTGTCCATCTCATATCGCTTGTCCTTCCATCCACACTTAAGTCAAAGTAGTCGCTCCAGCTTGAATAGTCTTTAACATTTATTCTAAAGCTCTCGCTACATTCTCCTGGGAGGGATTTATACTCATTAGATACTTTCTTTCTTATGAATTCAGCCACGTTAATTATCTCTATTCCTCTCTTCTTTAACCCGTCAATCCAACCTAAAAATCTATCGAGTTGCTTAGGATTGGCGACTAAGCTTTCTAAGTCGCTGGATAGGAATACAAGGTACTCTATACCTTCCTTTTCCTTGAACACATCAACACAACCCTCGGCTACGGCTCGTGTTAGTCCCTCCACATCGAGAGTATTGAATGCAAATGCATCACTG
This is a stretch of genomic DNA from Pyrococcus sp. ST04. It encodes these proteins:
- a CDS encoding glycoside hydrolase, which codes for MYMKFTYHFHAYQPGDIIYVHDGSGWDPIKYSERLSPVALEIREEEVKGRNWTRAMIKAYEYVDETLRMLDEGAVSVDFEPFTLYMVLKYKPKIYGEIVETLETHVEPTVTVPFHPIMPHLSHFEQEILSKVSFDFYLPFIARKPIVSFWLPENVITKDTAKIVTSATDKDVVFLLDERQFIGVNIPQARFSCNKYLCDGKSAFVFGRIHYISDAFAFNTLDVEGLTRAVAEGCVDVFKEKEGIEYLVFLSSDLESLVANPKQLDRFLGWIDGLKKRGIEIINVAEFIRKKVSNEYKSLPGECSESFRINVKDYSSWSDYFDLSVDGRTSDMRWTGIRREDNVVIHRWYKERKVSQLWKFAFMKLFRELNRAVRFGVIDMLRTQGVSDIEKIKEFLVRYSRVFFREHYEYFELDTSVDYVMEPIHEADPSLALKLGRIYYLMLLANHSCPRFWENIDTRVTFGNVATISKALIELMELYMEENEERANYIFLEYMKLLAFPQLYYDYDLFRMKGLEGWETTEKAWFESLRSEVPNSKYNVVTRAALYVGKRDLPPDMRSVIDTLYDLEEAVPDTGHIPGEMHGKWENKEWCEHKGKD
- the aspS gene encoding aspartate--tRNA(Asn) ligase, with the translated sequence MLRTHYSNEITEELNGKKVKVAGWVQEVKDLGGIKFVWIRDREGIVQVTAPKKKVDPEIFKLIPKLNNEDVVVVEGVVNFTPKAKLGFEIIPEKFEVISKAESPLPLDPTGKVKAELDTRLDNRFMDLRNPKVMAIFKIRSNVFRAVREFFYNKGFIEIHTPKIIATATEGGTELFPMKYFEHDAFLAQSPQLYKQIMMATGLDRVFEIAPIFRAEEHNTTRHLNEAWSIDAEMAFIESEEEVMDLLEELVVYAIDYVREHNEKELEILEFELEKPKQPFPRITYDKALEILADLGKDIPWGEDIDTEGEKMLGKYMKENEDVDLYFIYKYPSEAKPFYIMKYDDKPEICRAFDLEYRGIEISSGGQREHRHDILVEQIREKGLNPESFEFYLKAFRYGMPPHGGFGLGAERLVMRMLNIGNIREVILFPRDRRRLVP